The following proteins come from a genomic window of Gynuella sunshinyii YC6258:
- a CDS encoding sensor domain-containing protein produces MVALYIAHVVLYALFAWYFLRLPNAIREVSFYGYLTALLILGGFLGSIYSIPISEHILLSGGNLLYGAFMMTVTLFVLAEANLIILKHVIRLVIIADLFNFLLARLMNFSLSQPGIVNTFNVPAGPFEVSAAFIVLGGVLIILELLFLTITFEWLRKYIRQKNILAFCYILLFIGVICADGTLFPLIAFGPNAEVLQIIIGNLPGKILLASSFSVPLYLFVIFYRERFERYIHQAPFEWSLMIQNSGQLMQEMAHHKRLQQQSSAFFEHSSEGIVVTDANFEIKDANPAFLQMTGYQQLPQINLWTIVTQVEKESVSKQLQNGHSLQLEACIISRDGTPRSTMMSISPLFEQGRLVNHVTSLVNIDDLKNIQQRLAFLAEHDVTTELPNRRALEQTITTITTDTALMIVDLDHFKDVNDSYGHPMGDHVLVETAQRLLAINEGQWFRIGGDEFAVLLDTNTNTQSLLTYAGTVQQQLVPVFELPNHARIHISASIGVSRYPQLCKTPEQLLQQADVALYQAKQTKRGSFTLYSQDMSETLKQRLEMENALRDALQHGHLTVYFQPQCNVQNGHVTGAEALVRWLDPDKGLIPPSDFIRLAEETGLIEQIGELVLRQTCELGTEWRARNLPALKLSVNISPYQLRFVNLVDMTRRILAETGFTAEWLELEMTESALMEREQEVIPQLVALQEMGISIAIDDFGTGYSSLAYLKNFPLDTLKIDRSFLEGIPANRDSRQLTQTIISLGHNLNYKIVAEGVETQAQLDFLKQLGCDTYQGYLKSPPLPVQAFMKLIDPQQQRA; encoded by the coding sequence CGAGGTCTCCTTTTATGGCTACCTGACGGCGCTGCTGATTCTTGGCGGATTTCTGGGCTCAATCTACTCAATTCCCATTAGCGAACACATCCTGCTATCTGGCGGAAATCTGCTGTATGGCGCCTTTATGATGACCGTCACGCTGTTCGTTCTGGCAGAAGCCAATCTGATCATTCTCAAGCACGTGATAAGACTGGTCATCATTGCTGACCTGTTTAATTTTCTACTGGCCCGGCTGATGAATTTCTCGCTCAGCCAGCCCGGCATCGTCAATACGTTCAATGTTCCGGCCGGCCCGTTCGAAGTATCCGCAGCTTTTATTGTTCTCGGCGGGGTTCTGATCATTCTGGAACTACTGTTCCTGACCATCACGTTTGAATGGCTGCGCAAATATATTCGCCAAAAAAACATATTGGCATTTTGCTACATTCTGCTGTTCATAGGGGTCATTTGCGCCGATGGTACTTTGTTCCCACTGATTGCCTTTGGTCCGAATGCCGAGGTACTACAGATTATCATCGGCAATCTGCCGGGTAAGATCCTGCTGGCCAGTTCATTCAGCGTTCCACTGTATCTGTTTGTCATTTTCTACCGCGAACGATTTGAACGCTATATCCATCAAGCACCATTTGAGTGGTCGCTGATGATTCAGAACAGTGGCCAGCTGATGCAGGAAATGGCTCATCACAAACGTCTGCAACAGCAGTCCAGCGCATTTTTTGAACACTCCTCGGAAGGTATCGTCGTCACCGACGCCAACTTTGAAATTAAAGACGCCAACCCGGCGTTTTTGCAGATGACCGGCTATCAACAGCTTCCACAGATCAATCTCTGGACAATCGTCACCCAGGTGGAAAAAGAGTCGGTATCCAAACAACTGCAAAACGGCCACAGCCTGCAGCTTGAGGCTTGTATCATCAGCCGGGACGGCACCCCGCGATCCACGATGATGTCAATCAGTCCGCTGTTTGAACAAGGTCGACTGGTCAATCATGTCACGTCTCTGGTGAACATTGATGACCTTAAGAATATTCAACAACGTCTGGCGTTTCTGGCAGAACATGATGTCACCACAGAACTACCCAATCGCCGCGCTCTGGAACAAACAATTACCACCATTACCACCGACACGGCATTGATGATCGTCGATCTGGATCACTTTAAAGATGTTAACGACAGTTATGGCCACCCAATGGGAGATCATGTTCTGGTAGAAACAGCACAACGACTGCTGGCGATAAATGAGGGACAATGGTTTCGTATCGGTGGTGATGAATTTGCTGTTCTGCTCGACACCAATACCAACACCCAATCACTGCTCACCTATGCCGGTACTGTCCAGCAGCAACTTGTGCCGGTATTCGAACTACCCAACCACGCCCGCATACACATATCCGCGAGTATCGGTGTCAGCCGTTATCCACAACTGTGCAAAACACCGGAACAACTGTTACAACAGGCCGACGTCGCATTGTATCAGGCCAAACAAACCAAGCGTGGCAGTTTTACGCTGTACAGTCAGGACATGAGCGAAACTCTGAAACAACGACTGGAAATGGAAAATGCACTCAGAGATGCTCTGCAGCACGGTCATCTGACGGTCTATTTTCAACCACAGTGCAATGTTCAAAATGGTCATGTAACCGGTGCCGAGGCGTTGGTCCGCTGGCTTGATCCTGATAAGGGATTGATTCCGCCATCAGACTTTATCCGTTTGGCAGAAGAAACGGGACTCATCGAACAGATCGGTGAACTGGTTTTGCGCCAAACCTGTGAATTGGGAACAGAGTGGCGCGCCCGCAACCTGCCTGCGCTGAAACTTTCCGTCAACATTTCTCCTTACCAGTTACGTTTTGTCAATCTGGTGGATATGACCCGGCGCATTCTGGCAGAAACCGGTTTTACCGCCGAATGGCTGGAGCTGGAAATGACCGAAAGCGCACTGATGGAACGGGAACAAGAAGTCATTCCACAACTGGTGGCGCTACAGGAAATGGGAATCAGCATTGCTATCGACGACTTTGGAACCGGTTATTCCTCCTTGGCTTATTTAAAAAATTTCCCTCTCGACACCTTAAAGATAGACCGTAGTTTTCTTGAAGGAATTCCCGCCAACCGCGATAGCCGACAATTGACACAAACCATCATCAGCCTCGGCCATAACCTGAATTATAAAATTGTGGCAGAAGGGGTTGAAACACAAGCCCAGCTGGACTTTCTCAAACAACTGGGCTGTGACACTTACCAAGGCTATCTGAAAAGCCCGCCGCTACCCGTGCAGGCGTTTATGAAACTGATTGATCCGCAACAACAGCGGGCTTAA